The genomic stretch AATTTTACTAATTAATAAAATAgtaaatttaattaataaattataaGTAAAATACGTGGTTAATAATCTATATTTTTGTGGTTAATGCAATAATAAAATTGTTTAATCACAAAttatatatttatgttataaactattttttaaaaatattaatttttatttataaaaaataaaaaaacattgTTCACCGTATAAATACGATGAACAGTGTTTGATGTAAGGTATTGGTGTATAATTTATGGTGTAAGAATATCATTCCTCTTTGTTTTACTCTGGTAGCGTTTTAAAATTTGTTATGGGCCCATTTAATCAACtcttttcaaatatatatatatatatatatatatatatatatatatatatatatatatatatatatatatatatatatatatatatatatatatatataatatatatatatatatatatatatatatatatatatatatatatatatatatatatatatatgggtgttcaaaatcaaaccaacccgcaaaaaaccgcatttggttcggattcgtttggttcattttttaacaaaaccgcacggtttggtttggtttgcggtttgtattttgcaaaccgaactaaaccaaaccaaaccgcattatgttacaacccaaattttacttatcccacatccaaccaaaacatcaaacctaatatgccttaaccttacaattacaaacgattttctcttactcacgcttagggtttcaatttcaaccttcttaaatctctcatagtaatatcacacattcttctcgtcttcttttccatgtatgtttcgcctattctactctaataagtcatctcttatgttctttcttttttatcttttatgttactattttctcttttaattacatttttatcgcacctttcttctcaatctcgcatctcttatgttctttttttcattttctctaATCTCTCCTCTcatatgttttttatgttttattataatgtcttcgatattattttatgctactatttatatatgttttttattccacttttatctaatctaattttttatatattaaataaaatatttttgtctaaatatgatgagttttgatgttatttagtcATGTACGAATGACTAAAtacaaagttatgttgttctctataggtgtatgtatgacacaataaaaatattataaaaaaccgaaccaacccaaaccgcattggtttggtttgattttatttctaaaagccaATTGAACCAAACCAAACCACATGCTTTTTTATCTTGCGGTTCAGATGATTTTTATCACCAAAatcgatatatatatatatatatatatatatatatatatatatatatatatatatatatatatatatatatatatatatatatatatatatatatatatatatatatatatatatataaaattaaatttgcattgcttaattttatttttgaatAATATCTTAAAATTAGTAAATTTATTATTAATTTGTATTTAAATTGTTATTAAATAGATAATAAATTAAGTTATTAgatttaatatattttttaatttattttagtCTAACTTTTTTACAAGTTTTTTTTActaatttaaaattttattttattatatcAATTCTATTTTTATACATATGAGTAAGTATTATGGTATGTCTCGTTCAAACTTAATCGAACCCATAGTACAACATCTTAAAATTTTAAGGGTTTTATAAATGTACaaaattttttttaatataaatttgaaaatatttatatttttctATCATTGTGAATGAACACATTAATAAATTTATTTAGAAGTTgtgaaatttaaaattttgtaATTTCACATTGTTGGTTGTTTATTAATTAAAATACTTTGCTATTTACATTATTGAAATTGTTGAAGGAATTATTTTCTTTCATTAAATTGTAAGAACTTTTCTATTAATTGTGAATTGTAATCATAGAAaaatatgaaaaactaaattaCAATGAGTCAAATTTCTACAcaatatttatatatttattttgttctctatatatttaattttatttacCATTTAAATGaaacatgatttttttttaaatttattgtaTTTTTATCTATTAAAAACCTAATTTTTAAATAGAATAGGATCTCCAAATTGTTTGAACCACTCTGCTTTCATTAGTAATGTTACACGTAAAAACATGTATGTACTCTCTAATGGTGAAAGCACTAATTAGCAAGTGGTTACCTTTACATTCTTGTTTCactttttctttttcatttatgGTTACCTTTACATTCTTGTTTCactttttctttttcatttatgGTCCATACTCCATAGATCTTTTGGATTGTTTGCAACTTTATTATTTATGAAATGCTTCAAAATAAAGAATCATTTATAATATAATCCCACAAATCAGAAACAATAGTTTATAAAAAGATTTTAATCCTTGATTTCCATATGATATATCATTCCCCATCAAACAATGGAATTTGTTCAAACTTATTATTAAAAGAGATATTTGAAATCGTCATTGTCACTTGTTGAACAAAAGACTCTAAATATAATAGGGGCGAATTGTGATATTTGGATTTTGAATTTTTGAGAAAGATTGATTTAAAGAAAATTGTAGAAGTGGAGAATTAGGCACCTGAAAAAATAAAAGACAGAAATAAATGAGATAAAATTAAAGAGATTATGTCAGAGATTACATTGATTCGGCCTTAAAACATACGATCAACTTTAGTTCTCAAGAGTTTTCTTTTGAGATTCTTATTTCAGCAACTTAAGTTTTACACAAGTTCAATCCAACAACCTTTCTTACAACAATTTTTTTACAAATTTACCTTGCAACCTTCAAGTCAATTACAAAGGCATAAGAGAACTAAGTTCTTCAATAAAAAGTTAGGCACAACAACAAAAATACACAACTCTCAATAGAAACTTTCAATCTCTCCATAATAAGACAATGTCGAgtgaatataattaattttagATGGAAATTAAGTGAGATAAAAAGGTACATAGTTAAAAAAAGATGCTTTAGAAGTGAGCACCATACTCCTTTTTATAGAAAAAATTAGTTCAAAGAGGCAACAATCAATGACCTGACCGCTCCTTAATCGATTATTTGAAGCGATTGTGGTGTATATCAGTTTTATTGGAGCTCCACGGTGGGTGCCAATTGTActtattaaaattaaaatgagCGTCAATCTCTAACTGTGTAAGTCGGTCTAAGAATCTTGGGGTTGTTGTGGTATTAGAGCAAGCTACACTAAATGATGAGGAATTTTATATATTGATATTTGGTGAGTGGATTGGTCTTCTCAAGTTAATTATTGATGTATTTATAGGAATCCCTTATGCTGAATCTTAAGACCCAAGAAAGCGGTTACAATATTCTTCTCTCTCGAGAGTGTGGGAAGTGGTGATTTTGGAGAGCGTGACTTTCTTTTTTGACCACCTCACATACCATTATGAGAAAAAAAGACACATCATTctaggggtgttcgcggtgcggtttgggcggtttttgcgataaaaatcatccgaaccgcaagagaaaaaagcatgcggttcggtttggttcggttgacctttagaaataaaaccaaaccaaactaaatcaatgcggtttgggttggttcggttggttcggttttttaataatatttttattgagccatATATACTCTTATAAATAACGATATAACTTTGTATTTAGTCATTAATAtattactaaataacatcaaaattcattatatttagacaaaaacgtttcattcaatatacaaaaaatcaaattagacaaaagtggaataaaagacaaatataaatagtagcataaaataatatcaaagacattataataaagcataaaaaaacatatgagatgagagattagagaagataaaaataaataaataagagatgcgagattgagaagaaaagtgcaataaaaacgtaattggaagagaaaatagtaatataaaagataaaaaaaaaagaacataatagaggacttattagagtagaataggcgagacctacatggaaaagaagacgagaagaatgtgtgatactactataagagatttaagaaggttgaaattgaaactctaagtgtgattaagagaaaatcgttcgtaattgtaaggttaaggtatactaggtttgaggtttgggttggatgtgggataagtgaactttgggttgtaacataatgcggtttggtttggtttagttcggtttacaaaatacaaaccgcaaaccaaaccaaaccgtgcggttttattaaaaaatgacccaaacgaatccgaaccaaatgcgattttttgcggtttcggtttggtttggtttgatttgcggttttctattgggttggtttggttttgaacacccaTACATCATTCTTTAAATTTTCATAAATGGACGAATGTATCAAACAATGGACGGGCCTTATGATAAATAAGTGCACAAATAAAAAAACAAACGACCAGTAACCCTACTCCAGAGAGACAAATATCATCCTCCGTCCTTGGCGCATTTTGTGTTGCCTCctatgatatatatatatatatatatatatatatatatatatatatatatatatatatatatatatatatatatatatatatatatatatatatatatatatatatatatatatatatatatatatatatatatatatatatatatatatatatatattaaatgaCAAAAAATTGTCAAATTTAATATTATGACATCTTCGATAACTCTTTATCGTATATTCGTACAACAAaatttatcattaaattaaagtatattatcatataaatcatatctataaaatttaatttcaataaaaatcaattgatatatatatatatatatatatatatatatatatatatatatatatatatatatatatatatatatataacataaTTCACATATACACTAATAGCCGGTGTTGTCTACCGTGAAAGACCGTAAAATGAGTAGTGATTTtgttatttttttctttttatttctaCTATTTAACGGATGTTTTAAGCCGACGTTGAATGTCTGCTTATATTTTTTCTTCAATTTATTCTAAACTGTAATAAAATAATTATTGGAAATTTATGGCGGTTTAAAATCGCCGTGCCACTAAATAATTAAAAAAAGTAAACTAATATCTAGTTGCAGGTTAAAAACACCAATAAATATTTAAAACAAGACAAGAAAAAGTTAATTTTATGCTCGCTTATGTGAGAATAGACTGAGCCCTAAGAGCCTATTTAAATTGTTTTGTTTTAAGTTTATCTAGCAACATAGACTTGTATCATTGAATGTGAGATCTATCAAAGTAATTTATAATATTCTTTAtatattttgtaaaaaaaattctaaaaatgatttaaaataatttataaaaacaacttataataaaataaaaataagtaaattttacttttttattataaaaataacTTATAAATTTAGTCAAAAACATTTATTTCGATAAGTAAACTCTTGCAAATAAGTTAAGATAATGTTAACTTGTGTCCTAAGGGTAAAAGATAAGAACTAAAGAAAATAATTATGTTGGAAATTGTACATTGATTTTAATAAAGGTATAAAGTTAATTTTATAATTGAttttttcaataaatttattttaCAAGATAGACTTGTATCTAGCAACATTATCTAGCAACATTAACTGTTTTGTTTTAAGTTTATCTAGCAACATAGACTTCTATCATTGAATGTGAGATCTATCAAAGTAATTTATAATATTCTTTAtatattttgtaaaaaaaaattctaaaaatgatttaaaataatttataaaaacaacttataataaaataaaaataagtaaATTTTACCCAAATTACAAGTGGATGTCTAAGTAGTGTAAAGACACAAGTTATCATTCCCCAAATTATTCATACAATCATGCCTAAGTGTAAGGGAAAGAATTGCTTGATCCAAACACCCCCCATTTGAACATATATATGAACCAAATCTACATTTTGTTATTTCAAAATTAACTTCATTTCCATTTTCTACTTTTAACAAAATGATATCTATATAAAATCAAAATCATAATTACTTTAGTGCATATTTAATATCAGTGTGGATTTGAAATTTTACAAAAGCTAACTAGTATAGCTCTTGTAAAATCTCGGCGACTCCCCTTTACCAAACATGCATTTATTATCATTAGTATAAACCATGTTGAGGAGTTGGTTATCCAAGAACTTACCTCATACTTAAATGTCAGAAAATTTAAACACTAGATATAGTTTAAACACTAGATATAGTTTTGATAATCGAATATTCTGTATTTTAGATCCACGCTTTATCCAGAACATTAAAACCCTCTACCATAGCAGGTTGACTCAAATTGAAGTACAACAAGTCTCAAATATGATTTAACTGTCATACAAAgacacaacaacaacaacaacaaaatagCAGCTAAGGAAACTgagtttgtgagaaaattgaGTATAAGAGTGAGTGTGGGATATATAGCTCAAACATCAGAAGCCTTGGGAGAATTTTCTGGTGTCTTCACAGTTGTAGATGCCTCACCCTTATGTGCAGTAATAGCAGCCTTAAAATCCTCCACTATGGACCCATCTCTGAACTTCAATGCAAATGTCGAAAGACCAGTTTTCCCTTCAGTTGCACAGGCAAAGGTCACACCCTTTTTCTCCATATTTGTGAGCTTCATTTCAGGGTAAAGACGCGCATTTAAAATCAATCTGTAATTTCCCTTAGACCTCATAAGAACTCTGGCCTTCTTTTCTGTTCCACTTGTGACATTCACCTTCACCTCTCCTTTTCCGCGTTCCTTCCAACCTCCCTCTACAAATTCAAACAACACTGAATCTGCATTAAAAACTACTTCCTCATTTTCTTCACCGGTTTCAACGACCACTTCCTGCAGTGTTTCACTCTTGGAAATAGCAGATGCTCCTGACGTCCCAAAACCCGAAGTTCCAGTGTTTGATAAACCCAGACCCAAAGGCTGGTCAAGTTTCAAGCCAAAAATAGAACCAGTTCCACTACCTAAAGCAGACCCATCATTTGTTTTAGGCCCAAAGGAAAATAAGGAAGAAGAAAATCCACTTCCAACAAGACCTGTGAAGGCATTTTGACTACTCGAAAGCTGTTGAAATGATTTGAATGGGCCACCTTCAGCTGTAGCCTCGTCACTTACTTTGTTTTCCTTATCCTTGCTTTCACTATTTTCGCTCTTATCATTGTTCTCAGTATTTTTTTCTTCTGTAGATGGTTCTTTTTCAATCTCACCTGCACTTTCCTTATCAGCAGCTTCCTTATTGCCCTCATTTTCAATCTTACTTCCATCCTTACTTTGTTCATGATCTACTTTAGAGTTCTCGCCAATACTCTCCTTCTCCGCAAGCTCCTTACTTACATTGTTTTTTTCTGCAGCATCGTTATTTGAAGTAGATTTGTCCTGCACCTCAAGAGCTTTGCTCTCTAGCTGCTGCTTAGTTTCGTCATCCTTAGCTTTCTCCGGTAGTGTTTCAGCAGTAGCTTCAACAGGCTTGGCACTGGATTCAGTAGGAGCAGACAAGCGTATTCCAGCAAAAGGGTTTGAAGAAGGAGTAGAATTAGTCTGTTGGCGACGTCCTACTTTGATAATTCTCCTGGATGCCAGAACCTCGTCACTGGCTTTCTTGAAAGTTCCAGTATAAAGATCAGCGTCATCTTCATCGTCGTCAAGAGGAGTGTCTCGTGTGAGCTCCCGTCCAGCAGCCCTTTTCTTTGATGACTgtaaggcattctcggtatcctCCATTACAGCAAGAACTTCTATTTCACCAAGTTCCAATACAACAAGAATTGCAATCAGAAAGTAAAGTATTCATTCAGCATCAGAGTAAACTAAGCTAAATATGACATTAATGGTGTGTCAGTATATATGTATATCTAAAAGTTACTCACACCTACTAAAAGGCCCAGAGCATGTTAAAAACCAGCTCAGAAATCCCATTAAGATGATACTGACAAGGACACCATAAAATCAGACATAAGACTTTGTCAGTACAATGTAAAGGTTATAACATTGATCATTAAACCAAACCAAGAGCCCAACCCGATTGGGTTGCTCATTCATAAAATAACAATCACATATCACTTGATGTTCAACTACTATAGCAAGCAGATAAAAACCAACAAAACAAATCACAGAAGGATTCAACTCAGCAATCTTAGCAAAACCTCCATTACAGAAAGAATCTTTATTCCCTAATTTTCAGCACACCAAGAATTGCAGTCAGAAAGCACAGTATGCATTCAACAAAAGTGTAAACCGAGCTATATGTACGAGAGTAATGGTATGCGCCTATATATCCAAAAGTTACACACATACTAAAAAGGTGCAGAACAAGTTAAAAAT from Lathyrus oleraceus cultivar Zhongwan6 chromosome 7, CAAS_Psat_ZW6_1.0, whole genome shotgun sequence encodes the following:
- the LOC127107659 gene encoding nuclear pore complex protein NUP50A yields the protein MEDTENALQSSKKRAAGRELTRDTPLDDDEDDADLYTGTFKKASDEVLASRRIIKVGRRQQTNSTPSSNPFAGIRLSAPTESSAKPVEATAETLPEKAKDDETKQQLESKALEVQDKSTSNNDAAEKNNVSKELAEKESIGENSKVDHEQSKDGSKIENEGNKEAADKESAGEIEKEPSTEEKNTENNDKSENSESKDKENKVSDEATAEGGPFKSFQQLSSSQNAFTGLVGSGFSSSLFSFGPKTNDGSALGSGTGSIFGLKLDQPLGLGLSNTGTSGFGTSGASAISKSETLQEVVVETGEENEEVVFNADSVLFEFVEGGWKERGKGEVKVNVTSGTEKKARVLMRSKGNYRLILNARLYPEMKLTNMEKKGVTFACATEGKTGLSTFALKFRDGSIVEDFKAAITAHKGEASTTVKTPENSPKASDV